From the genome of Arthrobacter russicus:
TCGAAAGCGGCCGCTGGCCGTCCGACGTCCTGCTTGGCTTCCGCACTCCGGCGACCAGCAAATCCGCGGCGGCTTGGAATGCCGGGCATCTCGCCGCCCTGCCCTTCCTGAAAGTCGGCAGCTGGGCCGCGTTGGCCGGCGGCCTGCTGTTGGCCGCCGCAGGCTTCCTCACCAACGGCCTGGCCGGCGGTGCGCTCATCCTGGTGATGGTGGGCGTTTTCTGCTGGGTGGTGCCGTTGGGGATCTTGTTCCTGGGCGGTTTCAAGGCCGATCAGGTCGCCAACGCCACCAAAGGCTGAGCCGCCCGCACAGCAGGTCGCTCCCAGCTCCGGGGGCGCCCGCCGTCGCCCTGCGCATCCGCCGCGGCGGCAAGTCACCGATCCCAGGCCGAACCGTTACTATTCTGCACAGGAACGAATGATTGGGGACGCCATGCCGAACGCCACACCTGCTCTCGCCGGTAATCTGAGCCGGATCCTGCCGCGCATGATGCGCCGCGATCCGCATGAACCGCACCGCGCGGCAACGCCGCTCGAGCTCTTCTTCGACCTGGTCTTCGTGGTCGCCGTCGCTGCTGCCGGCAAGGCCCTGTTCAGCTTTGAGGGCGAAGGCAACTTCGGCGTCGGGTTGCTCGGCTTCGCAATGTCCTTCATCGCAATTTGGTGGGCCTGGATGAACTTCACCTGGTTCGCCAATTCCTACGGCACCGACGACTGGTATTACCGGGTGCTGACCGTGGTCCAGATGGCCGGCGCACTCGTCTTCGCGGCAGGTGTGCCGGGCATCGCCAATCCGGACAATCCGGATTTCACGCTCGGCGTGCTCGGCTATGTGCTGATGCGCATCGCGATGATCGCGCAATGGCTTCGCGCCGCGTACAGCGATCCGGAAGGCCGGAAAACCGCACTCGCCTACGCGCTCGGCATCGCCGTGGTGCAGGTTTACTGGGTCTGCTACCTGTTCCTCATTCCGAACGAACTCAAGCTCGGCATGTTCTGGCTGGGCATGATTCTGGAAATCAGCGTCCCGGTGATCGCGGAACGGTTCAAAACCACCCCGTGGCACCGGCACCACATCACCGAACGTTACGGCCTGTTCACCATCATCGTGCTCGGCGAATCAGTCCTCGCCTCGACCAACGCCGTCGTCGAGGCGGCCGCCGAAGCCCAGAAAGCACCGGAGCTGCTGGACAACCTGATCCTGGTTGCGAGCACCGGCTTCGTGATCGTCGCCTGCTTGTGGTGGATCTACTTCGCGCTGCCGCAGCACGAGTTGATCACCAATCTGCGCACCGGGCTGTTCTGGGGTTACGGGCGCTACTTCGTCTTCGGCGCGGCGGCTGCGGTGTCCGCGGGCATCGAAGTGGCGCTGGCCGTGGAGACCCATAAAGCCACGCTTGAATCCGCGGCGGCAGCCGCTGCACTGTGCATTCCCGTTGCGGTCTTCGTGTTCTTCGTCTGGCTGCTGATCGTCCGGCCGCAATGCACCACGGCCACCAACCTGGTGATGCCCGGCGCAGCGGTGTTGATCGCGCTCAGCGTCTTCGCGCCTTACTCGCTGCAAATCACCGCCGGGATCCTGGTGCTACTGGTGGTCTTGCTCACCGTGCACACGGTACCGAAGCGGACCAAACACCTGGTCTGATTGCTCCCTGTCGTTTCTGCCCGCCGAACCGGCCGGTTTAGCGGGCAGAAACGACGATGTCCCACTGAGTTCGCTGACTCAGTGGGACATCGTCGTTTCCAGGCTCTGGAACTAGGCTTCGAGTGCGGCCAGCGCCTTCGGATCGGAATCGTTCAAGAAAACCGTGATCCGCTCGGCCTCTCCGCTTTCGCCGATCGCCCGGGCGGCCCGGCCCAACGCATAGAGCGCGCGCAGGAACCCGCGGTTCGGCTCGTGCGACCAGGGCACCGGTCCAACTCCGCGCCAGCCGTTGCGCCGCAACGCATCGAGGCCGCGGTGGTAGCCGGTCCGGGCGTAGGCGTAGGACTCGATGGTGCGGCCCTCGGCAAAAGCTTCGTCTGCGAGGATCGCCCAGGGCAAGGACGACGCCGGGAAGCCGGCGGCCAGGTCCTCGGCCTCGTCTCCGGCGGCAACCCGGGCGAGCAGCTCGGTCTCCTCCGGAAGCAGGGTCGCGTCCGGGCCGAGCAGGTTGGTCCGGAATTCGTCCGACATGTTCAGAACGTCTTCCCGGCGGAGCCGAGCTCCTGGGCGGCCAGGACCACGCGGGCAGCCAGGCCGGCTTCGGCCGAAGCACCCCAGACACGGGGATCGTAGAGCTTTTTGTTGCCGACCTCGCCGTCGACCTTGAGCACGCCGTCGTAGTTCTTGAACATGTGGTTCGCCACCGGCCGGGTGTAGGCGTACTGGGTATCGGTGTCGATGTTCATCTTGATCACGCCGTAGGAGACCGCATCCGCGATCTCCTGCGGTGAAGAGCCGGAACCGCCGTGGAAGACCAGGTCGAAGGGGTTGGCCTTGCCGAGCTTGGCACCGACCTGCTCCTGGATCTCCTTGAGGATCTCCGGGCGGAGTTTCACATTGCCGGGCTTGTACACGCCGTGCACGTTGCCGAAGGTCAACGCCGTGATGTAACGGCCGTTCTCCCCGGAACCCAAGGCTTCCACCGTGGCCAGGCCATCGGCGACCGTGGAGTACAGCTTGTCATTGATTTCATTGTCGACGCCGTCTTCTTCGCCGCCGACCGCGCCGATCTCTACCTCGAGGATCATCTTGGCCGCGGAGGTGCGGGCCAGCAGTTCACGTCCGATGCGCAGGTTTTCCTCCAGCGTTTCCGCCGATCCGTCCCACATGTGCGAATTGAAGATCGGGTCTTTTCCGGCCTTCACCGCGGCTTCGGATTCGGCGAGCAGCGGGAGCACGAAGCCGTCCAGTTTGTCCTTGGGGCAGTGGTCGGTGTGCAGCGCGATGTTCACCGGGTAGTTCTTCGCGACTTCCCGGGCGAACGCGGCAAAAGCCAGCGACCCCACGACCATGTCCTTCACCGAAGCGCCGGACCAATAAGCGCCGCCTCCGGTGGAGACCTGGACGATGCCGTCCGAGCCGGCGTCGGCAAAGCCCTGCAGCGCAGCGTTGAGGGTCTGGGACGAGGTCACGTTCACCGCGGGGTAGGCGAATCCGCCAGCTTTGGCGCGGTCGATCATCTCGGCATACTGATCAGGCGTTGCGATGGGCATACAGGCTCCTTGACGGTCTTCGGTTCAGCGGCTTGAGCACCGCACTACGGGGCGGCTGCCGCTCTGGGCACCATCCTAATAGGCGGAGAACGGCGGGAGCCAGCAGTTCGCCATGAACTGCCGGCTCCCGGTCACCTCCGGTTCGGCCTTGCCGGCCAGGCGATGCCGCTCAGCGGCTGACCAGCCCGGCGAACAACGCCAACTTGAAGTTCACGCTGCCCAAGCCAGTCACATCGTCGTAGCCCTTGGCGGTCTTGAGCGAGGTGTCCTGGTCGAGCGTGTTCAGGTATTTGTTGCCGGAAGCCGCACTCGTATACGCCAGCGCCACCGGGGTTTTCGGCGGCTGCACATCGGTGAACACCGAGGGCACGAGTTTGCTCAGCTTGTACAGCGCGGGGTTCGCGAACCCGAAGACATTGCCGCTGATCTGCTGTGCGACCGCAGCCTGACCGGCAGCCAGCGGGGTGGCCAACGAGGTGCCGCCGATCGACTCGGTCAGGTAGTCGCCGGTCTGCAGGGTCTCGTCATCGACGATCGGGCTCAGCCCGATCAGCATGCCGGTGTACGGATCGGCCAGCGAGGCGATGTCCGGGGAAACCCGGTGCCCTTTGGCCAGTGAGTCGGGCACGACGCCCTTCTGGTATGCGGGCTGGTCGAAGACCGCGCTCACCCCGCCGCCGGCTCCGCCGCCCTGCCGCTGGCCGGGCGCGGGGCTCTCGTATGCCGTGCTGCCGTCCGGGTTGCTGATCACTTTGTCCAGCCGATTCCCCCAACCGGTTTCGAAAAGGTAATTGCCGGCGCGGTCGACCTCCAACGACGTGCCGCCGACCGAGGTGACCCACGGCGAGCTGGCCGGGAAATCGGGCGAGGGGTAGCCCAGCTTGGCCGCCTGATCGCCGTTGTCCCCGCTGGAGAAATACAGGCCGATACCCTCTCCGGCAGCCTGCAAGTGGATGTTGACCGTGCCGTCGATGACGTCTTGGGGCAACGCCTCACCGACGTTGCCGTAGCTGTTCGAAACGATGTTGGCCAACTTGCCGTCCAAAATCTTGGACATCGCAACGTCCAGTCCGCCACCGCAGTTGAAGCCGCCCACATAGAGGATGTTGGCCTGCGGAGCGGTCGCGTGCACCGAGTCGACGTCGAGCGACTGCTCGCCCTGCCAGCCGCTGGGGAACTGGCAATTGGCCTGGTCGCTGAACTCCGCCGGGGTCGGCACGATCTCCCGGTAGCTCTTGCTGTCCATCGCCGGCAATCCGTTGTCCTTGGAGTACCGGTTGATGTCCGCCAGCATGCTCGGCGAGGCGTAGGCATCGATGATCGCCACGGTTTGACCGGCGCCGCCGAAGAGCTTTTTACCGGCCGGATCGTTGGGCAACCCGTAAGCACTGCGCACCTGGCTGGGCGTATAGCCGCAGCCGAAGGTGCTGAAAGCGGTCTTGCCGTACGCCTCGGGCAAGCTGTCTTGATGCTCGTTGTAATAGTTCGAGCACTCCGCAGACGGCTTCGGCTTGGGCCTGGCCTGATCGGTGCCGATTCCGGCCGACGGATCGGATTCCTCGAAATCGCCCGCCGTGCGGTTGGTCGGCTTGGTGTTCAACCGGCCTTGGTCGATGCTCAGACCCTGCACCAGCGGCGCGATGGCCGGCGCCACCCGGGGCACCGAGCTCGGCCCGACCAGCGTGCTGCCCTTGAAGTTGTAATTGTGCAGCGTGGTGTTGAACGCGGCCGACATCTGGGTCGCCGTGCCGCGGAACACTACATAGAGCCGGCTCTGCGGGACCGCGGTGATGCTGAACCCCTGCGCCTTGAGCTGACCGACGACTTTGTCGGAATCCTGCTGGCTCGGGGCGAAGCGCTTGATCCAGGCATCCGGGGTCAGCCACTTTTTGAAGCCGGGGTTGCCCGGGGTGGAAACCGCAGTGGCCAAGGCTTCGGCCCCTGCTTTGTCCCGCAGCGGCAGGTAGATTTCACCTTCCACCGTGGTGTCGTCTGCCGTGATCCCCTGATCGTTGGCGGTATTGGCCCAGCTGGGCACCGCGTCGGGGAAGGAGTTGTCGATGGAAACCGGCGAAGCGATCGCCGCCGTCGAACCCAAAGCCAGGACACACGCCGTCGTGGCTCCGATGGCTACTGCTTTTTGCAGCCATCGAGAATTCATCCGTGGATTTTTCATTCAATTTCTTCCACTCTTCAGGCACCCTTTGTGCCTGCACGAGGTTGATCGTAAGCCCGACGGCGCGTGGAAAATAGGTTTCTCAGGCAATTATTTCCGGAAGCGTCGAGATTCGCCTTAAAGCGGCTTTCCCAGCATTCTTCGCTGGAAGAATGCTGGGAAAGCAGGGTTAATTTTCCGGGCGTTCCGAGTCGGTCAGACTGCCCAACAGTTGTTCGTCGCCGGCAGTCCGGCGACCCGGCCTTCGAGGAAGCCGAACAGGTTCGGCAGCAATGCGGCATATCCGCCCACGTGGGTGGGTACCAAGGTATTCGTCCATTCCACAGTGCTGCCTTTGGCACACCAGCGCTTGGCGAACTCGCGCGCCTGCTGGGCCGGGATGACGTCGTCGAACAGGCTCTGGCCGACCATCACCGGAGCGCTCGGCTTGCCGACCACGCCGAGTTTCTGTTTGTCGAGAACCGTCTTGAGCGGACCTGAAGTCGTCAGCTGGGAGAGTTTCTTGCCGGAATTCGTCAGGGTTCCGGTATTCAGGAACGCCGCCGAGGGAAGCGTGGTGAAGAGGCATTCCTGCGCCGTCTTGGCCAGCGTTGCCTGGCCTTTGGCGTTGGCATAATCGGCGACATTGAATCCTTCTGCAGCAGCCAGGCCATTGACCGCATAGAGCAGGAACCCGGTGTAAAGACCGCCGTCGATGTTGCTGGCCACCGCCTGCAGGTCCGCCGGGACCGCACCGGCATAGGTGCCGATCAGCTTCAGCTCCGGCGCATAGGCCGAGGCCAGCTCGGCCGCGGAAGCCGCCGCGCCGCCGCCCTGCGAATAGCCCACAATGCCCACCCGGGTGTTCGCGGTCAGCCCAGGGATATTCAGGTTGAGCGCAGCCCTGGCCATGTCCAGCACCGCGTGCCCCTGGGATTCCCGGGCCAGATAGGTGTGCATGCCGTCGGTCCCGAGGCCTTCGTAGTCGGTGATCGCCACCGCATAGCCGCGGGCGAGCAGGCCTTTGATCAGCAGGCCTTCGTATTCCTGTCCCATCGCGAGCAATTTGCTGGGCGCACAGCTGTCGCCCTGGCCCTGGGTTCCAGGGGCCACCGTGACCAGCGGACGCGGGCCGAAGCCGATCCAACTGCCTTGCGGCATCAAGACCGTCCCGGTGACGCCGATCGGCTTGCCCTGGTTGTTGGTGCTCTTGTACATCACCCGGGTGACATTGGCCCCGGAAGAAATCAACTTGAGCGGATCGACGAAGAAACTCGAGGGCTGCTGCCGGATCAAGTCGCCGTTGTTGGCCGGAAAACTGGTGGGCGCTTGATAGAAGTCCGCCGGCGCAGCTTCTGTAGCGGGGCTGGCTGCCTGGGCGTTCGCGGTGCCGAGCACCAAGGACCCGGTCAGCGCGAGCGCGACCATTCCGGCAGTGGCGATTCTGCGTATTGCGGTACTGGATTGGCGCATACTCTTATCTCCATTGATAATCGCCCGAACGGGCTATCGAGTGTGACACCTTTCACATTACTGGCCAGTAACTTACCGCTACCGTTTCGTTATCCACTCGTTACCTGAGAATCCACGCCGCGCGCTCTCCGCAGGCCCGTCCAATTGACAGGTTCAGTGGGCTAGGACGTCTCTGCCCACTGAAAGTTCTGATTGGACGGGCGTGGGAAGGAACGGATCGACACCGGGAATCCTAGACCGACTGGTGGAACACGTGCCGGCGGATCCAGGCGTGCATGGCGATCGCGGCAGCAGCCGAGGCGTTGATCGACCGGGTGGAGCCGAACTGCGCGATGGAGAGCGTCGCCTCGGCTTTCTCATGCACCGCATCGGTCAAGCCCGGCCCCTCCTGGCCGAAGACCAGAACGCATTTGCGCGGCAGGTCATAGGTCTCCAGCGGCACCGAATCCGGGAAGTTGTCGATCCCGATCACCGCGATGCCTTCCGCTTCGGCCCAGGCCACGAAGTCTTCGACCGTCGGGTGGTGCCGGACGTGCTGATACTTGTCGGTGACCATGGCGCCTCGCCGGTTCCAACGGCGTCGGCCGATGATGTGCACCTCTTTGGCCAAAAAGGCATTCGCGCAACGCACCACGGAGCCGATGTTCAAGTCGTGCTGCCAGTTTTCGATCGCCACATGGAACTCGTGCCGGCGCGCATCCAGCTCGGCGACGATCGCATCGTGTTTCCAGTAGCGGAATTCATCGACCACATTCCGGCGGTCGCCCTCGGCCAGCAATTCCGGATCCCAATGCTCGCCGACCGGCCATTCGCCCGACCAAGGGCCCAACCCCACCGGGTCCACCGGCCCGACCGGCTCTTCGGATCCACTCGACGGATCGGCAATCGCCGGAACTTCGCCGTCGTCTTTCAGCTCATCGCTCACCTGACTACCCTACTGGCAGCAGACTGCCCGGCCGGAACCGCACCGGCCGGGCAGTGTGCCAACGCTTACAGCGCCGCGCAGTTGTTGACTGCGGGCGAACCGTTCACCCGCGCAGCCAGAAAACCGAACATCGTCGGCAGGAATCCGGCTGCGGCCCCGACGTGCGTCGGGACCACCGAATTCTCGAACTGCACCGTCGCGCCGCCTTGGCACCACTGCTGCGCCATCGCTTTGGTCTGCGTCGGCTCGATCACATCATCCAAGAGACTCTGCGCAACCAGGACCGGGAACTTGGTCGGCGCGGCCTTGCCGATCAGCTGCTTTTCCAATGCGGCCCGGATCGTCGGATCGGTTTGCGCCAGCACACTGAGCTTCTGGCCCGACAGCGTGTACTTGGCGGTGTCCTGGAAGGCGCTCGGCGCGATCGACTCCACGGTGCAGAGCCCGTCGTTCTGGGCGATCGCAGCCAAGCCGGCGGCGTTGGCGTACTTGGTCAGATCGATGTTTTCCGCGGTTGCGATCCCGGAGACCGCACTGAGCAGGAAGGCCTGGTAGAGGCCGCCCTCAAGGAATTTCGCCACTTCCAGCAGATTGGCCGGAACCGCGCCGGCGTATGCGCCGATGATCTTCAGTTCCGGGGCGTAGCTTGCGGCCAATTCGGACGCTGCAGCAGTCGCTTCACCGCCCTGCGAGTACCCGGACAACAAAACCGGCCCATTGCCGGGCAGGCCGGCCAGCCCGGAACGCTGCGCCGCCCGGACGGCATCGAGTACGGCGTTTCCGGTGGCGACCCGGGCCATGTAGGTGGACTTCGGCGCGGTCCCCACCCCTTGGTAGTCGGGAATCGTGACCGCGTATCCAGCCGCCAGGAGGCCTTTGACGATCGCCCCTTCGTAATCTTCGCCGGTTGCCAAGCGCTTGGACGGCGCGCATTGGTCGCCGTTGCCCTTGGTCCCCGGGTTGAAGGCCACCAACGGGCGCTCGCTCACGCCCAGCCAGGGCCGCAGTGGATCCTGCAGTTTCAGCCACGGGGTCTTCGGCATCAACACCGTACCGGTGGCGGCGATCGGTTGCCCTTGGGAGTCGGTGCTTTTGTACATGATCCGCTGCACCTGCGCTTGAGCCGGTGTGAGCTTGAGCGGCTCCAGATAGAAGCTGGAAGCCTCCTGCTTGACGATCGTGCCGTTTTGCGCCGGCAACGTCGCCGGAATCGCGTAGAAGTCTTCGGCCGCATTCGCGGCGCCCAACGGAATGAGCAAACTCGCAGCGAGCGCGGACAACGCCGCAAGCCCGCCGATGGTGTGCCTGGTCTTCATCAGATCCCCTTCTGAACAATCCCCCAACGTGACCCTCGCCACAGCTTAAACTTACCCACGGGTAACTTATCCCTGACAAGCCGTTTCGACTGTGAATCAGACGATTCACAGCAATGCCGAATCGAAAGTCCGGGCTCCCCGCGGCAGCGGACTCCGCCCTTGCCGGGCAGACAGTGAACCGCCCGGTGGCTGATCCAGCGCAAACGGTGGAAGATTGACCCATGGCACATGACGAACCGCGCAACGCCGCAGACATCGAATGTTGGCTCACCGATATGGACGGCGTGCTGGTGCACGAAAACCAGGCCGTCCCCGGCGCCGCCGAACTGATCCAACGCTGGGTGGACACTTCCAAGCGGTTCTTGGTGCTGACCAACAACTCGATCTACACGCCCCGGGACCTCGCCGCCCGGTTGAAGGCTTCCGGATTGGAGGTCCCGGAGGAAAACCTCTGGACTTCGGCGCTGGCGACCGCCGAGTTCCTGAAATCGCAAATGCCGGGCGGCCGGGCTTTCGTGATCGGCGAGGCCGGATTGACCACGGCGCTGCACGAAGCCGGCTTCATCCTCACCGACCAGAATCCCGACTACGTGGTGTTGGGCGAAACCCGGACGTACTCGTTCGAAGCAATCACCCAGGCGATCCGTCTGATCGCCGACGGCGCGCGGTTCATCGCGACCAACCCGGATGCCACCGGGCCGTCGAAGGAAGGCCCCTTGCCGGCCACCGGCGCGATCGCAGCCTTGATCACGAAGGCGACCAATCGCGAGCCCTACATCGTGGGGAAACCGAATCCGATGATGTTCCGTTCCGCGATGAACCAGATCGAAGCCCATTCGGAAACCACTGCGATGATCGGCGACCGGATGGACACCGACATCATCGCGGGCATGGAAGCCGGGCTGCACACCGTGCTGGTGATGACCGGAATCACCCAGCCCGGTGATGTGGAAGCCTACCCGTTCCGTCCGGACCAGACCTTGGATTCGGTTGCGGATCTGATCCCGCTGGTTTAGCGCGAGCTCCAGGGAATGTCGGCAGCCTTGTTGTAGCCGATCCCCATTGCTTCCCAGCGTTTGGAATGCTCCAGGACCCGGCGCACCAACTCCTGATAACTGGGTTGGGTGCTCCGATCCACGCTGGGGCTCCAGCCCAGTTCGGCCACTGCAGGAAGTCTCGGGAAGAGCATGAAATCGGTGTAGGTCCGGGCTGGAGCGTAAACCCGGGTGGGGCCGAACGGCTTGTCACCGAACTGGTTGGCACTGTCGCTCCACAATGAGGCTTCGACGCCGAGCACTGCGGATTCGGCGATCGGCGCTCCACCCAGCACCGTGGTGGGTTCCCAGTTCCACGCGGTACGCAGGTTGATCAGACCGGCCCAGCTGCGGCCGTAGGCGGTCTGATTGTCGTATTTCATGTCCAGATATGAGCGATTCGCCGGCGACAAGACCAACTGGTGGCCCGCGTCGACGGCTTGCCGAGCCATCGCGGCATCGGCCGAACCGGGGGCAGTCCCCCAATATTGCATCACCGCTCCGGCAGGCAAGGGCGCACCCTTGATCCATTCGTGCCAGGCAATCACCTTCTTGCCCGCGGCCGTCGCCACCTCATTGGCCATCGCGGTATAGGCCGTGTACTGCTCCGCAGTGGCTTTCGGCGACTCGTCTCCGCCAATGTGCAGATACCGCCCGGGGTTTTGCGCCGCCACGTCGTTGAGCACCGAGACCAGGAACTTCCGGACTTCGTCCCGGCGCTGCTGGTTCTGCAAGCCGACCAGGGAGATTCCGACGTCGAACCCGGAGTAGGGCGGAATCGCTTTCCCGTCGTCGTTGATCTCCGGAATCGAGGCCAGCGCGGCAGACGTGTGGCCGGGGCCGTCGATTTCCGGCACGATCTCGACGAACCGGCTGCCGGCATAGGCCACCAGGTCGGCATATTCCTGTTTGGTGTAGAACCACGGCCCTGAGCCGGCCACCGGATCGACGGTGCCGGGGGCGAAGCCGCTTTGCGTGCTCGCCCCGGTTTTGGTCAGCTCCGGGTATGCGTCGATCACGGTCCGCCAACCTTGGTCATCACTGAGGTGCAGGTGCAGCACGTTCAGCTTGTACAACGCCATTTGGTCGATGACCCGCTTGACATCGGCCAGCGGCACGAAGCGGCGGGCCGGATCGAGCATTACCGCGCGGTAGCCGAATCGAGGTCCGTCCACGATCTCAGCCGCCGAAATGTTCCATTCCGCCGTCACCTGCTGCCGCGACTCGATGCGGGCCGGCAGGAGTTGCCGCAGAGTCTGCACGGCGCGGAACGCGCCTTCCGGTCCGGCCGCGGAAACCATGACTCGGAGGCTGGAGACCGAAAGCCGGTAGTCTTCTGCCGCCAAGCTCTGGTCCAGTCCGAACTCGATCACCGGACCGGACTGGCTTCCCGCGGCATTGACAACCGCCAGCTGCCAACCGGTAGCCGGAGCGAGCCGGGCCGCCAAATACTCGCCAACCGGACGGAACTGCGCACCGACCACGATTTGCGTCGTCGATTTCAGTTGGAATGTCCCACCGAGGCCGACGACGAAGCTCTTCGGCCACGGGATGATCGCCGGCAACACCCCGGCGACCTGCGGTACCGCAGCAGAGGCCTGGCCTGCCGGCAGCGCCGAAGCCAGCAGCAGCGCAGCCGATCCGGTAGCCAAACTGGTCAGCACTTTTCGCCGTGATGGATCAACCGCCATGTCGGTCAGCCCCCGATGGGTTGTGCGGCTGACCGTCAACGCGACCGCAGCCTGGTTGGTTATGGCGTAAATCTAGTAAACAAGATCATATTCGCTCACATCCCGGCTGCATAGGGCAGACCGCCGAATTCAGTCCAGCCCGAGTTCGTCCTTGCTGAACGCCGCCAGATAACGGACGCCGGTTTCCTGTTCGATCAAGGCCTGCGCGCCGGTTGCGCGGTCCACGATCACGGCGACCGCCTGCACCTCGCCGCCCGCGTTCCGCACGCCTTCGACGGCCTGCAGTGGCGAAGCTCCGGTGGTCGACGTGTCTTCCAGCACGACGACGGCGCGGCCCTGCACCGAAGGCCCTTCGACCTGGCGCTTCATACCGTGCGCCTTCTGCTCCTTGCGCACCACGAAGGCGTCGATCTTCCGGTCCCGGGCCGCCGCGGTGTGCATGATCGCGGTGCCGACCGGGTCTGCGCCCAAGGTCAGGCCGCCGGCCGCCTCGAACTCGATGCCGGCGTCGTCGAGCAGGTCCAACATCACCCGGCCGACCAATCCGCTGGCTTCGTGGTGCAGCGTGATCCGGCGCAGGTCGATGTAGTAGTCGGCTTCTTTTCCGCTGGAGAGCGTCACTTTGCCGTGCACCACGGCAAGCTCCTTGATCAGTTCCAGCAGGCGGGCGCGGGCAGCGGCAGAATCCAAAGTCGAGGTCATGGCAGCAAGTTTATCGGCTCCCACCGGCAACCCCCGATCCGCGCGAACGCACACCTAAAGCAGCGGGAAGCGGGTTAGCTTCGCGGACGACGGCGGAGCGCGAGTACCACGGCGCCCGCGGCCAGTGACCCGAAGCCGAGCAGCAACAGCGGCCAGATCTCGGTGCCGGTTTCAGCCAGCGGACCATTCGACTCGACCGCGGCCGGATTCACCGAGTTGCCCGATCCGCCACCGTCCGATTGACCGTTGCCCGATTGCCCCGCTCCGGCAACAACCAGAATCGCGCTGCTCGCCACAGTCGTGCCGATCAGCACCGCGGTCAGGGTATGCGCCCCCGCGGGCACATCGGCCGGGATGGTCAGCTGCGCAGAACCGGTACCGTCAGCACCGACCGTCAGCGAACCCAACCGAACCGGCGTCGAATGCAACCAGATTTCCACCGAAGCACCAGCATCGAAACCATTCAACGAGACTTTGATCCAACCACCGGCGACGGCGTTCTGTGGGGCTTCGATCTTCGGCGCAGCTGGTTGCACCGAAATCGGCGCAACGATCACTGCTGGCGCGGCCGCAGACACATTCCCGGCCTGATCGCTCGCCCGGTAGAGCAACGACAGCCCGCCGTCGCCAGCGGCCACCGGAGCGCTGTAGCCCTGCCAGGTCTGGCCGCCGTCGAGCGAATACTCGGTGGCGGCGATCCCGGAGCCGGCATCGCTGGCAGCTAGTGCGACCTTCCGGTCGGCAACCGTGGCCGAGACCTCCGGCAGCACGGTGTCGACTTTCAACGCCAGCGATTTGGCCGCCTCGACGTTGCCTGCCTTGTCCGTCGAACGGTATTCGAAGTTCTGCACCCCGTCCGGAACGCTGACCGGAGCGGTGTAATCAGTCCACGCGCTCCCGCCCGAGCGGTATTGTGTCGAAGCAGCCGCCACATTGTCGGTAGCACTCAAGGACACGGTCGGCGCGTTCAGATACCAGCCAGAGCCCGACGGCGTTCCGCTCACCGATGCAGTGGTCACCGGGGCCTCAGTATCCGGGGCCGCACAATTGAACTTCGCATTGCCCCAGATTCCATGCGCACCGTTGATCGCATCCGCATTGGCCGGATCAAGCGAGAGCTCCAGGTACTGCACTCCGGTCAGATCGGTTTTGATCGGCTCCGGGGCAAATCCGGGTGTAAAGGTCCGGCTTTGATAGAGCTGCCGACCATCGCCGTTCACGGTGAAAATGATCTTGCCGCCGAAGTCTTTCTCCAGACCCACCGCAGCACTGAACGAGCTGCATTGACCACCCAGGTAGTAGGTGATCTTGCTCGGCGCGTGTGCACCCAAGCCCTTGGCATAGCTCGGATTCGTGCCGGTTGCCGGATCGGTGTAGTTGATCGCGAGCGGCAAATCGGGAGAATCCACAGCGTCCTTGTTCGCCACGTCCTTGCCGATCACGCCATAACCATTGCTCGCGGACACCCAGGG
Proteins encoded in this window:
- the pyrE gene encoding orotate phosphoribosyltransferase encodes the protein MTSTLDSAAARARLLELIKELAVVHGKVTLSSGKEADYYIDLRRITLHHEASGLVGRVMLDLLDDAGIEFEAAGGLTLGADPVGTAIMHTAAARDRKIDAFVVRKEQKAHGMKRQVEGPSVQGRAVVVLEDTSTTGASPLQAVEGVRNAGGEVQAVAVIVDRATGAQALIEQETGVRYLAAFSKDELGLD